The region TATTCTGTATGCCATATATAATTTATGAAGGAAATTTTGTAAATTCGTACTAAAACATTTCGCCATGCAGACAAGAAGCTTTTTCCAAATCAGCCTTTGCTTAATAACTGTTGTCTTTTTACTGTCCTGTAATAAAGATGATCGCTTATTTTGTACTAAAGGCAAGGGCGATATAGTTTCTGAAAACAGAAACCATAGTGAATTTAATCGCATATATCTGGAAACCAATGCAAATGTTTTTGTAACTATTGATACTGAATACGGAGTAAGAGTTGAGTCTTATGAAAATATCGCTCCGTTGATAAAAACAAATCAGGAAGGCAGCAGGCTGAGAATAAGCAGAGATGAATGTATCAGAAGAACAAATGACCATATAAATGTGTATATTTCAACATCAGACATAAATGCACTTGAAATTACCGGTTCGGGAAATATTATAGTCCAAAATACATTTAACACCTTTCGTGTAAATAACAAAATCAGTGGCTCAGGAAGCATTACTTTTAATGCAAATGTTCAGGAATTAAACAATACAATTTCAGGTTCGGGAAATATACACTTGACGGGTTCAACAAATATTCACAACATAGACATTAGTGGCTCAGGAGACGTAAGAGCATATAATATGCAAAGCACGAGTGCTGATATTAACATCAGTGGTA is a window of Chitinophagaceae bacterium DNA encoding:
- a CDS encoding DUF2807 domain-containing protein; the encoded protein is MQTRSFFQISLCLITVVFLLSCNKDDRLFCTKGKGDIVSENRNHSEFNRIYLETNANVFVTIDTEYGVRVESYENIAPLIKTNQEGSRLRISRDECIRRTNDHINVYISTSDINALEITGSGNIIVQNTFNTFRVNNKISGSGSITFNANVQELNNTISGSGNIHLTGSTNIHNIDISGSGDVRAYNMQSTSADINISGSGNADVWVTGKLVALISGSGVVRYIGFPTTDVEITGSGSVLNMNSSGTKF